A DNA window from Phragmites australis chromosome 11, lpPhrAust1.1, whole genome shotgun sequence contains the following coding sequences:
- the LOC133885944 gene encoding auxin-responsive protein IAA16-like isoform X1, with product MAWNGGFGDEEEGKGLELSLGLPGYFSRSPSQAAGLEEKGSAGSAAASATAAKGSDGFKGRPVAAAPVVGWPPVRAFRRNLVSSSSKPSHEPSSHGGKDSGRAKVESGKKGLFVKINMDGVPIGRKVDLSAHGSYGTLSGAVDQLFRGLLAASGREEQVTMGLLDGSGDYTLVYEDDEGDQMLVGDVPWDMFIATARRLRVLRSSDLNTSSLGPR from the exons ATGGCTTGGAATGGCGGCTTCGGCGACGAGGAAGAGGGGAAGGGCCTGGAGCtgagcctcggcctcccgggcTACTTCTCCAGATCGCCAAGCCAAGCTGCAG GCTTGGAGGAGAAGGGAAGTGCTGgttctgctgctgcttctgcaaCTGCAGCAAAGGGAAGCGATGGCTTCAAGGGAAG GCCGGTGGCAGCTGCTCCGGTCGTCGGATGGCCCCCAGTGCGCGCGTTCCGGCGAAACCTCGTCTCATCGTCGTCCAAGCCGTCCCACGAACCATCAAGCCACGGAGGCAAAGATTCTGGCAGAGCCAAGGTTGAGTCCGGCAAGAAGGGCCTGTTCGTCAAGATCAACATGGACGGCGTCCCCATCGGCCGGAAGGTCGATCTGAGCGCGCACGGCAGCTACGGCACGCTCTCGGGCGCTGTCGACCAGCTCTtccgcggcctcctcgccg CATCAGGACGGGAGGAGCAGGTGACCATGGGGCTCCTGGACGGCAGCGGCGACTACACTCTGGTCTACGAGGACGACGAGGGCGACCAGATGCTGGTTGGAGACGTGCCATGGGA CATGTTCATCGCCACCGCAAGGAGGCTGCGCGTGCTGAGGAGCTCTGATCTGAACACGTCATCGCTCGGTCCCCGCTAA
- the LOC133885944 gene encoding auxin-responsive protein IAA16-like isoform X2, whose amino-acid sequence MAWNGGFGDEEEGKGLELSLGLPGYFSRSPSQAAGLEEKGSAGSAAASATAAKGSDGFKGRPVAAAPVVGWPPVRAFRRNLVSSSSKPSHEPSSHGGKDSGRAKVESGKKGLFVKINMDGVPIGRKVDLSAHGSYGTLSGAVDQLFRGLLAGREEQVTMGLLDGSGDYTLVYEDDEGDQMLVGDVPWDMFIATARRLRVLRSSDLNTSSLGPR is encoded by the exons ATGGCTTGGAATGGCGGCTTCGGCGACGAGGAAGAGGGGAAGGGCCTGGAGCtgagcctcggcctcccgggcTACTTCTCCAGATCGCCAAGCCAAGCTGCAG GCTTGGAGGAGAAGGGAAGTGCTGgttctgctgctgcttctgcaaCTGCAGCAAAGGGAAGCGATGGCTTCAAGGGAAG GCCGGTGGCAGCTGCTCCGGTCGTCGGATGGCCCCCAGTGCGCGCGTTCCGGCGAAACCTCGTCTCATCGTCGTCCAAGCCGTCCCACGAACCATCAAGCCACGGAGGCAAAGATTCTGGCAGAGCCAAGGTTGAGTCCGGCAAGAAGGGCCTGTTCGTCAAGATCAACATGGACGGCGTCCCCATCGGCCGGAAGGTCGATCTGAGCGCGCACGGCAGCTACGGCACGCTCTCGGGCGCTGTCGACCAGCTCTtccgcggcctcctcgccg GACGGGAGGAGCAGGTGACCATGGGGCTCCTGGACGGCAGCGGCGACTACACTCTGGTCTACGAGGACGACGAGGGCGACCAGATGCTGGTTGGAGACGTGCCATGGGA CATGTTCATCGCCACCGCAAGGAGGCTGCGCGTGCTGAGGAGCTCTGATCTGAACACGTCATCGCTCGGTCCCCGCTAA
- the LOC133885561 gene encoding proteasome subunit beta type-7-A-like encodes MTGSMDLPAKGGFSFDLCRRNGMLEKKGLKLPGFRKTGTTIVGLVFQDGVVLGADTRATEGPIVADKNCEKIHFMAPNIYCCGAGTAADTEAVTDMVSSQLQLHRYATGRESRVVTALTLLKSHLFKYQGHVSAALVLGGVDCTGPHLHTVYPHGSTDTLPFATMGSGSLAAMSVFESKYKEGLTREEGIRLVAEAICAGIFNDLGSGSNVDVCVITKGKTEYLRNHQLPNPRTYVSSKGYSFTKGQTEILSSKITQLKPKVEVTEGGDAMEE; translated from the exons ATGACCGGTTCGATGGATCTCCCGGCCAAGGGTGGGTTCAGCTTCGACCTGTGCCGGCGGAACGGCATGCTGGAGAAGAAGGGCCTCAAGCTCCCCGGGTTCAGGAAGACTGGGACGACCATTGTCGGCCTCGTATTTCAG GATGGGGTTGTTCTTGGGGCAGACACAAGGGCAACCGAGGGGCCTATAGTAGCCGATAAGAACTGTGAGAAAATTCACTTTATGGCACCAAACATATATTGCTGTGGAGCAGGAACTGCTGCTGACACTGAGGCTGTTACAG ATATGGTTAGCTCCCAGCTACAGCTTCACCGTTATGCAACTGGTCGCGAGTCAAGAgttgtaactgctcttacaCTACTGAAGTCTCACCTTTTCAA GTATCAAGGCCATGTCAGTGCTGCCCTTGTTCTTGGTGGAGTAGATTGTACTGGACCACACCTCCACACC GTTTACCCTCATGGCTCTACAGATACTCTTCCTTTTGCGACGATGGGATCTGGATCTCTTGCTGCAATGTCGGTGTTTGAATCAAAGTACAAAGAAGGCCTTACA AGGGAGGAGGGAATACGACTTGTGGCCGAGGCAATCTGTGCTGGTATCTTTAATGACTTGGGTAGTGGAAGCAACGTGGATGTCTGTGTGATAACCAAG GGGAAGACAGAATACTTGAGAAACCACCAGTTGCCAAATCCAAGAACTTATGTTAGTTCGAAGGGATACAGCTTCACCAAGGGGCAGACCG AGATACTGTCCTCAAAGATCACACAGCTGAAGCCGAAGGTTGAGGTCACTGAGGGTGGTGATGCAATGGAGGAGTGA